The Kaustia mangrovi genome has a segment encoding these proteins:
- a CDS encoding NAD(P)/FAD-dependent oxidoreductase has translation MPKFSPFEETLWYATAAPPADTAPLQGTVRADVCVVGGGYTGLTTALELARAGVRTVLLEAQEIGFGGSGRNAGHCTPTFTHYSLAELSGVLGEPWAQRLIARQTQANRRVADMVARYDIDCEWQQNGYVMAAHTPTALPGLEAKMAEYNAVGADTRMLDRAEAEAMTGSPRFHGAWFHAEGGHLNPLGYARGLARAVMAEGGIVHTGSPVRGVTARGGAWAVEAGEGTVVADKVIFATGAYTVGGWPGLDRTFRIMRVFVAATEPLTPEERKSVLPHNTTIHDGRGDIYVYKYNAEGRIVASMFPMGRRGRDLAFTRRVMTDRLRWLHPQIARDPEWEYLWFGELDMQRRTVPRFYSLAPGVVAVTGLSGRGVPTGSMLGGILAEWARDVPEKDLALRLEPLAPAQFYMSFAPQMMLRYYRVRDWAKTKLAGAALPPHA, from the coding sequence ATGCCCAAGTTCTCACCCTTCGAGGAGACGCTCTGGTACGCCACCGCGGCGCCGCCCGCCGATACCGCACCGCTTCAGGGCACCGTGCGCGCCGATGTGTGCGTGGTGGGCGGCGGCTATACCGGCCTTACCACCGCGCTCGAACTCGCCCGGGCCGGCGTGCGGACCGTTCTCCTGGAGGCGCAGGAGATCGGCTTCGGCGGATCGGGCCGCAATGCCGGCCATTGCACACCGACCTTTACCCATTACAGCCTGGCCGAGCTCTCCGGGGTTCTGGGCGAGCCGTGGGCGCAGCGGCTGATCGCGCGCCAGACGCAGGCCAACAGGCGCGTTGCCGACATGGTCGCGCGTTACGACATCGACTGCGAGTGGCAGCAGAACGGCTATGTCATGGCCGCGCACACGCCGACGGCCCTTCCGGGGCTGGAGGCCAAGATGGCCGAATACAACGCCGTCGGCGCGGACACCCGCATGCTCGACCGGGCGGAAGCGGAGGCGATGACCGGCAGTCCGCGTTTCCATGGGGCCTGGTTTCATGCCGAGGGCGGACATCTCAATCCGCTGGGCTATGCGCGCGGGCTCGCCCGGGCGGTGATGGCGGAGGGTGGCATCGTCCATACCGGCTCGCCGGTGCGCGGCGTGACGGCGCGGGGCGGTGCCTGGGCTGTGGAGGCCGGCGAGGGCACGGTCGTGGCCGACAAGGTGATCTTCGCGACGGGCGCCTATACGGTCGGCGGCTGGCCGGGGCTCGACCGGACCTTCCGCATCATGCGCGTCTTCGTCGCCGCGACCGAGCCGCTGACGCCGGAGGAGCGTAAATCCGTCCTGCCGCACAACACCACCATCCATGACGGGCGTGGCGACATCTATGTCTACAAGTACAATGCGGAAGGCCGCATCGTCGCCTCGATGTTCCCCATGGGCCGGCGCGGGCGCGACCTCGCCTTTACGCGCCGGGTGATGACCGACCGGCTGCGCTGGCTCCATCCCCAGATCGCCCGCGATCCCGAATGGGAGTATCTCTGGTTCGGCGAGCTCGACATGCAGCGGCGCACCGTGCCGCGCTTCTACAGCCTTGCGCCGGGTGTCGTGGCGGTTACCGGCCTGTCGGGGCGCGGCGTTCCGACCGGCAGCATGCTCGGCGGCATTCTTGCGGAATGGGCGCGGGACGTGCCGGAGAAGGACCTGGCGCTCAGGCTCGAGCCCCTCGCGCCGGCACAATTCTACATGTCCTTCGCCCCGCAGATGATGCTGCGTTACTACCGCGTCCGGGACTGGGCGAAGACGAAGCTCGCCGGCGCCGCCCTGCCGCCCCATGCGTGA